In Halorientalis sp. LT38, a genomic segment contains:
- a CDS encoding transcription factor S — MEFCDECGSMMKTDDGMWICGSCDFEKPRDAANEAAMTSTQAQEESEVVDTSEVDAEDMGPTTGARCPECGNDRAFWEMKQIRAADESETRFFTCTECDHKWREDDH; from the coding sequence ATGGAGTTCTGTGACGAGTGCGGTTCGATGATGAAAACCGACGACGGGATGTGGATCTGCGGGAGCTGTGACTTCGAGAAGCCGCGAGACGCCGCGAACGAGGCCGCAATGACGTCCACGCAGGCCCAGGAGGAAAGCGAGGTCGTCGACACCTCCGAGGTCGACGCCGAGGACATGGGGCCGACGACCGGGGCCCGCTGTCCGGAGTGCGGCAACGACCGCGCCTTCTGGGAGATGAAGCAGATCCGCGCCGCCGACGAGAGCGAGACGCGATTCTTCACGTGCACCGAGTGTGACCACAAGTGGCGTGAGGACGACCACTGA
- a CDS encoding nascent polypeptide-associated complex protein, translated as MFGGGGGFDPQKMQQMMDQFGIDIEELDAQEVIIRTPDEELVFTDAEVQRMDAQGQETYQVIGTPESRAPGEGGAAGEVTAADDGGSGGIPDADIEIVANRAGVSEDDAREALEAEDGDLAAAVERLE; from the coding sequence ATGTTCGGAGGAGGCGGCGGTTTCGATCCGCAGAAGATGCAACAGATGATGGACCAGTTCGGCATCGACATCGAGGAGCTCGATGCGCAGGAGGTCATAATCCGGACGCCGGACGAGGAACTCGTCTTCACCGACGCGGAAGTCCAGCGGATGGACGCCCAGGGCCAGGAGACCTACCAGGTCATCGGGACGCCCGAGAGTCGCGCGCCCGGTGAGGGCGGCGCGGCGGGCGAGGTGACGGCGGCCGACGACGGCGGCAGCGGTGGGATTCCGGACGCCGACATCGAGATCGTCGCCAACCGGGCGGGCGTGAGCGAAGACGACGCGCGTGAGGCCCTCGAAGCCGAGGACGGCGACCTCGCGGCGGCCGTCGAGCGCCTGGAGTAG
- a CDS encoding NYN domain-containing protein, translating into MTDVHPGQRVAMLADAQNLYHTARSLYTRNIDYASLLEEGVDGRELTRAIAYVIRAEAEDEETFFEALVDIGFETKIKDIKTFGDGSKKADWDVGMSLDAVTLADHVDTVVLCTGDGDFSRLCRHLKHEGCKVEIMAFRESTADELIEAADAFRDLSEEQETFLL; encoded by the coding sequence ATGACCGACGTGCATCCCGGGCAACGCGTGGCCATGCTGGCCGACGCGCAGAACCTCTACCACACGGCCCGGAGCCTCTACACCCGAAACATCGACTACGCCTCGCTCCTCGAGGAGGGAGTCGACGGTCGCGAACTCACCCGCGCCATCGCCTACGTGATCCGCGCCGAGGCCGAGGACGAGGAGACGTTCTTCGAGGCGCTGGTCGACATCGGCTTCGAGACGAAGATCAAGGACATCAAGACCTTCGGCGACGGCTCGAAGAAGGCCGACTGGGACGTGGGGATGAGCCTGGACGCCGTGACGCTGGCCGACCACGTCGACACCGTCGTGCTCTGCACCGGCGACGGCGACTTCTCGCGACTCTGTCGGCACCTGAAACACGAGGGCTGCAAGGTCGAGATCATGGCCTTCCGCGAGTCGACCGCCGACGAGCTGATCGAGGCGGCCGACGCCTTCCGCGATCTCAGCGAAGAACAGGAGACGTTTCTGCTCTAG
- a CDS encoding PUA domain-containing protein — protein sequence MDDEDGRMLRRIADYQFGAGAGAALFPADEDLEVYRTSSGRPQQVLADEGRLVTYAVDGRFTLSAAGARRLLDALDEPAHRVVVGEDSDPFVREGRNAFAKFVERADPGVRPGDEVAVVRDDDTLLGVGRAELAGEDMLDFGTGMAVFVRHGVGAAEGDESVAES from the coding sequence ATGGACGACGAGGACGGTCGGATGCTCCGCCGGATCGCGGACTACCAGTTCGGCGCGGGCGCCGGCGCGGCGCTGTTCCCCGCCGACGAGGACCTGGAGGTCTACCGGACGAGTTCCGGCCGACCACAGCAGGTACTGGCCGACGAGGGTCGACTGGTCACCTACGCCGTCGACGGCCGGTTCACGCTGAGCGCGGCCGGGGCCCGACGGCTGCTCGACGCACTGGACGAGCCGGCCCACCGGGTCGTGGTCGGCGAGGACAGCGACCCGTTCGTCCGGGAGGGACGCAACGCCTTCGCGAAGTTCGTCGAGCGCGCGGATCCGGGCGTCCGCCCGGGCGACGAAGTGGCGGTCGTGCGCGACGACGACACTCTCCTCGGGGTCGGTCGCGCCGAACTCGCCGGCGAGGACATGCTCGACTTCGGGACGGGGATGGCGGTGTTCGTCCGGCACGGCGTGGGTGCGGCCGAGGGCGACGAATCGGTCGCCGAGAGCTGA
- a CDS encoding tRNA (adenine-N1)-methyltransferase: protein MALLLVHDDREYLLERGETLETDLGILEVPDDAAAGEVVSTHLGEPFTVRELRGPDCFNHFERTGAPMMPRDIGLIMGHTGVSEGDRVLDAGTGTGVLAAYLGRAGAEVVTYEQDAEFAEVARENMELAGVDDRVDVRTGDVTEHLDVGPVDVLTLDTEDAPAVVEHAVDLLTPGGYLAVYSPFVEGTRDVARTAREAGLSGIETLETIQREMDFDDRGSRPSTAGVGHTGFLTFARRE from the coding sequence GTGGCGCTGCTCCTGGTCCACGACGACCGCGAGTACCTCCTGGAACGGGGCGAGACCCTCGAGACGGATCTGGGGATCCTCGAAGTGCCCGACGACGCCGCGGCGGGAGAGGTCGTCTCGACGCACCTCGGCGAGCCCTTCACCGTGCGGGAACTCCGGGGCCCGGACTGCTTCAACCACTTCGAGCGCACGGGCGCGCCGATGATGCCCCGCGACATCGGGCTGATCATGGGCCACACGGGCGTCTCCGAAGGCGATCGGGTCCTCGACGCCGGGACGGGGACCGGCGTGCTGGCGGCCTACCTCGGGCGGGCCGGTGCGGAGGTCGTGACCTACGAACAGGACGCCGAATTCGCCGAGGTGGCCCGCGAGAACATGGAACTGGCCGGCGTCGACGACCGGGTGGACGTGCGGACCGGGGACGTGACCGAGCACCTCGACGTGGGCCCGGTGGACGTGCTGACGCTCGACACCGAGGACGCGCCGGCGGTCGTCGAGCACGCCGTGGATCTCCTGACGCCGGGGGGCTATCTGGCGGTCTACTCGCCGTTCGTGGAGGGGACCCGGGACGTCGCGCGGACCGCGCGCGAGGCCGGACTGAGCGGGATCGAGACGCTGGAGACGATCCAGCGGGAGATGGACTTCGACGACCGGGGGTCGCGCCCATCCACTGCGGGCGTGGGCCACACCGGGTTCCTGACGTTCGCCCGACGGGAGTGA